The genomic segment CTTTCTGGTCTGTTTGTATATAAGTGAACATGTTAGTACAACTGAATCTAGGGCTTGTGCTTTTGTCACATCCCAAGACTTTTTCTGTCTGCCCCCTGCTCAACCTTATCCACTCTACAACTCTTGACAGCATGCTCGAGGTGGACAAGGTCAAACCTCTCCGGTGTGTCTAAACAACAATTCATACTTTAAACGGTCCCCTCTGTGAGTCGTGCATTGTCCGCCAGCAGCCATCTTGTGCCCTGAGCCGCCAGTTTTTCTCTGACAAGTTCAATGGCTGCCTGGCTGTGGGTCATGCCTGAACACGTGGGGCTGTATCTTGTCAGGAACCTGATGGCTCTACACTAGGGCTGCTTATCTCACAGACAGCCTCACTGGCGGCACAGTGGCAggtgaaagagagggagaaaggggagggagaaACAGGAAGGAATGGAGAGTGGAGAGGAGGGCATGGGATCGGGAGATGAGAAAAGTGGAGAGGTAGGGTATGAGAGAGTGAAGATAAAGGGAGGGGGGGACGActaaagaaagaagagaggaaaagcAGGGCAAAGTTTGGAAGGGATAGTGAAGCCGAGGGAGAGATGAAGCAGGGGCAGAAAAGGGAGGATTTGAGCAGGACTAAATGAGTGATGAAAGGAGAGATTCAAGAAAGAAATGGGGGATTTAAGAGGATGGGATGAGGTGAAGTGGACAGAGAGAATGAAAGATGTGAGAGGGGAGAAGAGTGAATATGTTGGGAAAGGAGCGGGATAGTGGGGAGGAAATAAGGCCAATGAGAGAGGCAAAAGGTCAATGAATGCAAAGAGTGATGCCAATTCTTTAAGCTAAACTAGAAAAGGGTAACATGAAGGTGTTGGAAAAATGTTGATGACtctgaacaaaaaaaataatagtaaaatGGGAGATCTTAACAGGAAATGCAGAGCAAAGGCAGATAAGAAAATGGAGAACAGACATGCTGATAAACCTCCTTTGGGCCTTGTGAGTGAAAGGATGGGtgtgagaggagagggaaggcAGCTGAAGAAGCAAGGCAGAGTTGAAGAAAGGTTAGCCACTTATGCATTCGGGCATCAGAGATACAAGCCCGATAGAGTGGAGAGATACAGATAGGTCAGAGGCAACTGTTACCACCACAGCTGATGCTCATTTCACTTTTGTTCTCTCCATTTAAAgagaaaattgcattttttttcaggGTACAAGGTCAGTAACACCATGCTCacatttgacaaaaacagaCTGTGTGGGTAAAACTATGTGAACAGTATATATATAGCGAATACACTATAATAGAACACTGGTGGACGAAACCACTGAAGCAAGCAATGAACTTTCAGATTGGTGTGTGCAGTACAGCTGTGTGTTCATAATAGACACATCTGCATGAACATCACAGGTGACCTTTTAAAGCCGGATGGTGTGACTTCTatatccccccccacacacacacacacacacacacacactctaccctCTTCATCTTTCCGCTCTTTTCTATAATAGAGGCAATtacctctctttttctcatccTATCTAGACCCtcctcccattctctctcttttccctttctccttttctctatCACTTTATTTCTTAGTAgtctccttttccttccacCACACACCTAAACTGTCAAATgccctcttttttttaaaggaaaaaaaaagtcttattttcttaaaaactgACAGGGAGGTTCTGATGGTGATTTGGCAGCGTGTCATTGCTGGTAATGGCGTTGGAGTTCCCAGCTTCATTGGGCTACATTATAAAGTGTTTGATCTATTCGCACCCTTCTTAGCactcttctcctttttttcaccGTAGAGATCTTTGACAGGCGTAAAAATGAGACGGAAGACTCTAAGAGACTTTTCAATCTCTTCTGAAAGGAAATTGGAGCACAGGGCGGGTGGGCTGGTGGGAATGGACAAAATCTCATATATTTCAGGAATTTTCATACGTTTTTTTTATGGTGGAATGGTAGTTTTAATATTTCTACTCCCCGATTGACGTATTATGGTTCTGGACTGCATTAGGGATTCTACACAGCTTCCCTTGTGCAAGGGATATCCCTCTCCAAAGCAGTGAATACATTTAGAACTGAAACCTATTTCTGTGTTAAAGTTGGGTTTGTGTGGAATGTGTGCCACACCAGAGTATCTGATCATGGTGCTTCCTTCCAGTAAAAGAGAAAATGATACAAGGCCAGTACAGCCGTTGTGGCTCTTGTGTCTTAGCTGAATGCATTGATTGTTAAGGTTGTTTTTGTCAGTGTGCAATGGAGTGCAGGGTGAGAAAACAAAGGCTGGAGAAAGTTTGATTGAGAGGGATCGACAGATAGGAAGAGGAGCTTTTCAGATGTGTTAACCTATCATGCTATAATGAATGCGTGCCATCTGTCTCCACACCTCCTATTAAAAACTCCTTCAGAGAATCCACGATcacattacatacagtatattcacacTCACACCCTCTCCCAGCACTTCTAATTTCTGCGTGGGCAGCCACCTTTGACATCCTCAATCAAAGGACCTTCACACTTACGCAGGCAGACGCACAAGCCCATGCtgctcacagagacacacataaacatacacgaaGATGCACATGAACAAAATGTCAAGTAACATTATCAGAataacatacattttataaatttcCACATTGTTGTGTAAAGACACAGGGCTGGTGAGAAATCatctatagtgtgtgtgtgtgtgtgtgtgtgtgtgtgtgtgtgtgtgtgtgtgtgtgtagagcttTGTGTTGGATCAAGCTAATGAAGTTAAGAAGGATGTTTGAGAGAGTGTGGGTGGATGacaaattttattttacattgtctTGTGGTGACAAGGTACTAACAAGACCAACGACACTCAATAATGCCTCAGGAATTGTGTTTGCACGTTATGTGTCAGTATCAATGTGCGTGCGTGGgtgtctctgatgtgtgtgtgtgtgtgtgtgtttcactgtgtTGATGCTCAGCACCTCCCCCTCTTCATGCTCAGTGCCCTGTGTGTCAAGAATTAGTGGATACtcataattgcatgaaaactaATTTCATCTCTGAAAACCCTGTTTAATGGCTGTGATTTTATTGCCTCATCCTCTGTGGCTATATATTACGTGAATTACTGTTCTTTATGGTTATAAGTACATGCAAAGAATTAAGCTTCTCAGTGGATAATAGATCCAGTTTGAATAACAGTGTCTTGTAATGCATTATAGCCTATCTCCCTTACAACAATAGGAGCtgcaaaacaacttttaaaacagGACTTGGTTCATATCTGTAAGGCTGATTTAATGTCAGTGTGAGGCTGTTAACTACCATATGATTATCcctatacagtatgtcttttCTTATGAAGGACATGCAATTTAAACTTCAATCTATGATTAGACTACTGGATGGGGAAGTGGAACTGGACTTCAAATTCCTAACCCCATGCATAATTGACAGACGTATTTTCTTTCTAACCTCTAGTGGTATCTGGCCATGAGATAGTTTTGATTTTATGTGCCCATGGTTTGAGAGATTTCTGTGAGATTTCTGCTTCCACCCAGTTAAAGGTAAATTGAATTTTGTTTCAGAGCATTACAAAAATTACattcggataaaaaaaaaaaaagtaatctctTTTCAGAATCGGTGCCACGGTTACTCTAATCCTCACTGTGAAGAGTTTTTAAACTTTGTATTGAAGTTATACAAACCAAATGCCATGTCCTGCCATTTTATTGAGGTGGAGACTCAAATCTCTGAACAAATTatattcatttaatttctttttgtaactTGGGTAAATTGAAACTTTAAGGTGGTACTTTCACCTTTCACAATGGGAAAACGTATCTAGTGTAAATGTCCATATAAACACACAACTCCAGAagcattatactgtatatcagtgtGCATCATAGAGCTCTCAGTTAACTTAAAAAGTGCCAGCAAGAAGCCACACATCCACAATGTGTTAAATTGATAACATTGACCACATAATATTGTCATATGGATGGTAATGCAAGTATATGAATGTTCAGCAGACCTCAGTATCACTGTGCAAACTGAGGGATGCAGAGACGTGGAGAGGTGCCCAGTGTGACTGATGTGTGGTGGGAGGGTGTGGGGGACACAGTAGGAGTTGTTTCATAAGGGGAAAAGAACTCAACCCTCTGAGGTCTGACggcattttcacatatcttcTTAAATTTACTTTTTTAGGGTATTTACATAtaactgatccccatgtgtttcacatcaaaatgtatagaacaaactcagctttccgtATAGTGACGCTCACATTTCTTttagagcaatgtgtaaagagataatttggcacTAAAGCTGAAAAGTTAAAGTTGGCTTTTTGAAagtcctcaaatctcttttgaaaaccAACCTTAACTTATGATGTGTTTTACGAATTGTTTCGGTGCTTGAAATTAATTTACCAAAGTCTTAGGTTATATACGATTTAAATAGTAAATTAAtgtctgaaatgaaattttgtaatatcgctGTCCTTCGTCCTCAGAGGTTTAAGTAACCAGGATATTACTTGATCACGTCCCAATTTGCACCAGATAGACATTTGTGCAACAAACTGTCAGTACATAAACCTGTAGACAATATATTGTTGACTAGTCTGGATTAAATGTCATTACTGAACTAGCTACCATGTTCTAATTACAATTACGATTGCTGACACGCAAacagtttttttgtaattattattgCTGCCCTGGAATTTTAGATACtctgtttttttggtttcaatgttttaattttcacaaGTAAATGACTATCTGCacatatataaaacataaataaaggatgtcccttcccttcccttcccttcccttccctctcCTTTCAGAAAAGTTTTGTTCAAGTTACATGTTGGAATAGATACTGAGCCACATTTGAGTTGTGTTGACTTAATGTCTTGCCCcctgctgagtgtgtgtgtgtgtgtgtgtgtgtgtggacatggTAAAGAAAACAGGGAAGAAGAATtttggagagagacagaaagagttGATATTTGGTGTCTATAAGCTCTGACATCATCATATCCTGCTAGAATGCATTAAGCTCAGCACAGCCGATAATTAGTTCCGGACATGCATATTAAAATCACATATTTGCTTGGAAAAGACTGTCTCTTATCAAATATTATGTAGCGTGACAATATGATGTTGACCATTAGCACATGAATATAAGCTCATAAGTGTGGCCGAGTGTAAAACCAGGGCTCAGCAGTTTGAATGGAATTCATATGAAGATTAAAACACTTTAATATGTCTGTACTTTATAGGTGGTATATGTCTATCTGTCTTGCGTTACAAAACCACAGTAAATTTCGTATAAAGCCAGTATTACAAATTACAAACAACTACATACAGCTAAATGGGCTGTGAACAAGTTAAGCGGTTATCCCTATGCAGCCCAGCAGACGATAGACTCTTGGAGACAAGTAAGTCCCAAGCCATTTAGTTTGCTTGCAGTTCTCAAGAATCACAGACTTGGTTGTTGGCGCCAGCATCTGATGTGGTGCTACACACTATATTCTCTTTTTGCAAACTGAAGCTACCTTATGTAAATAACAAAAGCAGAAGCATAAACCTcaacaaataaactaaatgtaACACTGCTACTATCTCTACAAAGTGAGGAAAGGTAGTAGTAgtacactgtaaaaatgtttaaaaacttACATTCTTTGGTATAAATTGTGCCAGAAATTCAAGATAGTTTCTTGCTTGAACATAGATGACAGTTTTGATAACTTCAAAATGTAATCTGTGATTCATTAGAAAGTGGGAAAGTTCTTTAGTTATGAAATGCAGGAAAACAATTTTCCCTCTAATTAACTCTTATCAGTTTCAATTGTGTAAGTTATCATTTTCATATGATGtttcaaaaacatgaaaattatGAAAAGCAAAGCACCCACGCATAGGTGCACATCCTCACACAACCACGGCCTTCGAATTTGTCACGACATCTGCTTACTCTGAAAGCAAATTGTCATGGGAGAATGTGAgatcagaagaagaaaaagcaatAATAAAATGTGTTGGTTCTTAaaaatgcatgtgtttgtgcaaAATTGTATACTTGTATACTTGATATTAATGTTTAAGTCTGTGTGATAAACTCACTTAGAATCTGTCTCATTCCCAGCAGACACTGCTCCCTGTAGGGTTTTTCAGGGCTTGATTGTAATAGTCGGGTATTTTGGAAGCGAGGAACAAAAGGGGAGATTGTGACCGTATttcatttagtgtgtgtgtgtgtgtgtgtgtgtgtgtgtgtgtgtgtgtgtgtgtgggtgggtgggtataTTTACTGCATAAAAGCTTGTTTGCGCACATTTGCGAGTGCACCTTTGTGATTTcgatgtttgttttgttcattatggataaaatataaaaacacaaagaaacaaaacaaaaaacttccATGCTTACTTTTGTATCACTATTGACGTTATGTTTTACGATAGCAGTTGACAGCACATTATTCCTTACATTCTGTACCTTTGCATTCCAAATGCTTTAGATCTAAAACAGATTTGTAATGGGGAATCTCAGACGGTATCAGCATTGAAAAAATGTGGCAGTGTTACCATTAAAAGAATTGCAGAAAGATAAAAAGAGTTAGTGTTGTGTAAAGTTTCTTTATGCAGACACTTCTGTGTACTGTCTCATGGAACCAGGAGCAAGGAAATATACATAATAATATTATGGGAATGCACTGACACAGCTAGAGAGACATTTCTGCAGCATTTCTTGCAATATTAAAAGTCTGGTAGAAATTAAATATCTACAAAGATTTGGGCCACCTTTATCTATTGTTACTTTGGCCACCAGGTGCTTATATAACCAGCCACTTGAGCTGTTTAATATCCTGCAATAATCACTATGATAAATTGTATTAAATGTAGCCAGTCATGCTGATGAGTATGGAGGACTAAAAGTgccacaattaaataaataaacacaccattaaataattacttaaatgtgtcattaattaattaaaattagaattaaatacataaatgtgttactaaatgtgtcattaattaattcaaataCCGATTCATTTTATGTAAAATACGTATATAATTATTtgtcacaattaaataaataaatacaccattaaataattactaaaatgtgtcattaattaattaaaattagaattaaatacattattgtgtaattaaatgtgtcattaattaattcaaataCCGATTCATTTTatgtaaaatacatatataattatttcactatttacatttacatttcatgaTCCTGCGTTGCAGTGCTTCATGAATTACTTAAAACTGTCAAACTGACCCATCAAAAGTTGGTAGGCGGAACCTAACGCCTGATTGGTTACCCTGTGCATCAAGCCAAGATAAATCAATTCCAGATAATGGATTGATGCAGAGCTACTGAACACATTCCAATACACTGGGTGGCGCTATTCACCTCTACGTTGGTTTAGATACTCGGTTAAACAGAACTTTCATTGCAACGGCTAAAAAGCAAGGAGAAGACTCGGTCCTGCTAGCCCCAATGTTGAGAAGCCGTGTGAGGTGCAGGACAAAATGTCTAAAAGTTGCCCGGAGCTGCTAAGAGAAGCAGCGAATTTGATTGAGGAAGCTCTGAGCAGAAATCCAACGGCTCCCGCGGCACCGGTGGCTACGGCGGCTCCGGCAGCTCAGTCACCGCAGATACCGGCCGCTCAATCACGTACACCTGTCCAAGGTAAGCTAAGTAATTTCATGTTAGCTAGGTGTGCTACTAATTAATGATTCGGGACACACGTGTAGGTTAAATTAGATCGACTCGAACATGTATTTGTATGCGGTATTATGATGCTTCGTGCGTGACACGTTTATTGTTAATGGGGGGAGCATAAAACTAGTTCGCTAATCGGCTAAATGGTGTTAGCTGGCTTGAGCATCCCAAGATAGAAGTACAGGCTGTTTTAGCTGACTGGTGACCATTGAGCTGTGACGTTTTTCTGTGTTGCAGCGGAGGTAGCAAGGCTTCTTTGCGCCATATAACATTGGAGCCAGAAGGAATATGACAAGACGACCAGCACAAGTCCAAGTTAGCCGAAgaagctacacacacactgtctgttgtTTGGCTGACCACAATGCGGATAAAATTCCAAGCGTACTGTTTAAAGCTGAACTTCTTACTTCAGGACTTGGAGAGCAAAAAGTAACCTTTTCAGGTCAGTGCGAAACTAGGCATTtaccaaaactaaaaaaagtttGTACTGTCTGTGGCTTGTTGaaattatttgcatttctttttatagTGACTCAAACTTAATTGATGTTCATAATGTGAATAATTATCACAGGCTTATTTGCTTAATTTAAGGTGAGGTGAgttatgattttgttttgtttttttctccagggAATGACCACGATCCCATGGTTATAACAAATAAACTAATGGAAGTGTTTCCGAAGCTCCAACAAGGGGGAGGCTTTGAATTTCTAAAACTTGTAGGATCTACTCGCAGTCGAAATCTTGCATTGCTTCAGTGTCCCAGCACTGGATACACCCTTTCCTATCTGAAAGATCCATCGACGATGATTGGACAGGCTACAATCTACATACGTCCACTTCAACAGGATCTACCCTTAGATTGTGTACATAAATTTACAGAGACTTAGTTTAATACATAATCAAAACAAAGATTACTGGTGACTTTTAATCCTTAATTAAAAGCCATTTGTTGTTGTTAGGAGAGCTCACGTCCTGCCTCTGGTCCAGTCATCCCCTGCATCAGTTGTCATAAGGAAGTTCCCTTTTCAGAGATGAAGCTGCACAGATTGAGCTGCAATGGGTATGTACTTCTTAAAGCAATGCAAGGGTAGCATATTCATTTTCTTTGGGAATATGTCTCTCTTAGAGTGTTGTGCACACAAATAAGCGACTATGACCATCATTTCAATTGTGTTAACTTCAAGGACACCCATGCAGGGATCAGAAAGAGAACAAGAGGGAGGCCAAAGTGAAGAAGATGATAGTGAGACAGCCCTAGTCAGTGACAGTGTTCCAGTGAGGCCTGAAACATCAGCTGAGAGTGCAGTAGTACCGGCAGTGATTGTCAACGAGGAGTTGGATCGCAAAGAAACAGACAGTGGTTTGTGTCATCACAATAGTGTTGCTATAAGATTGTGTGTAACTGAAAAGTTAATAGAAAGATGACACCTGTAGGATATAATTAGATAATACAGTTACAGACAATTAATAACATGCAACTgggtttttctatttttctaatatttaatttttgttCAGAGTGCTGTTTTTATGTCAACTCAGCGTTGTGACAGGTTCTGAAGATGTTGGGTCTCACGTTTTGTcagtgaaattaacaaaattttCCTCCTGTTCTGTAGAGTGCGAGGATATCTGTATATGCAGGTAACATGCTAACTCACAAGATGTATCTCTGGAATAGATAActttattgttgtttgtttagaATGGAAGCTTCTTAAAGAACCCACTCAAGCTGCCAAAGTTTTCAAAGAGAATCTGCTAAGGGAACATGCAACTGGGAAACCACTTAGAATGAAGATGGATGTAAGGGACTCTGAAGAGGACAGGGAACGGGAGCTTCTCTTATTCTATAAACAGCAGCAAGAATGGGCATGTCCACTTCATTGTACTCTGGTTGGTAAGTAATATAAAgtttataatataaatacatcTGTACAGTTTATACCGCTCAAGTTCCTTATATGGAATTGTTAAATGGGAGAATGGAATGCACAAAATTAtataattgataaaaaaaatgttatatgtatgtatgtgaataTTGTGCACAATATACTCTTATCTGGAATAATCAATATTAAGGATGCTGTTCTAGAATTACAGCCAATAGAATTTTGACTGTTTTTTCCCTTGCTTGTTAAATGTTACCTAATCCAGTTACCTGTATTAGTCCGCCTTTTTTTCCACTGTGTTATTATCAGTATTTTATTTCAGGTGATGTTGCTATCGGAGAGGGTGTGATGCGGTACTTTATGACAACAATCATATCCAAACTCCAGTTTGGATTCAGTCTAGATCTTGGTAAGTATTTTACTAATTTTTGAAGGTTAATccatctataaattgcaggaatgtCTGTCTGTAGCGCATGTCTCTCAAAcagttagtccgatggatttcaaacttgacaggtgtcttgctatgagtaagtgcagtgccaagtttgatgTTGTTTGGATAAACGCAAAAGATAGCGTTAcatatataggtaaaagaagcacacattggcttttgctgctCTTGCCGCTTGCCATTCTCACACTGCATGCAACGCTGACTGAGCACCTGTTTGTGTCTTGACTCGCTCTACACCGCCTCTCTctatgcgcgcacacacacgtacgttCTGGTGGttgaacgcagatatgtgctgttgAGCGGAGGGCCGGTGGGCAATGTTTTgtgtcaggtaaatcagtaagttggTAGTAGGGTATACGGGGGAGTTGcatttgaagtggtttggggtccttctgtaagtcattttggagTAGGCTACAATTTGGTTTAAgggaattctacaagcagcaataccacaggccaggttttttttattttattttttttaatgtattttaagagGTTAATTGTGACATTATTCCCTGCTTTCTTGGTACTTTACAGGAGGAATGGGCCGAACACTGCTATTTGAGGGTGAACCTGACCATCTTGTTCCAGCAGCATCAGAGGCACTTACTGAAAGCAACCTCTTCCGTGTTGCAGGAAGGATGTTGGCCCACACCTTTCTGCATGACGGTCCCCATGTCACAGGACTAAGTCCTGCTGTAATTCATGTACTGTTCAATGGGGACCCTGAAATGGCAACTGTTGTTACAGAAGACTGTCCTGATCTGCACATCAGGAGCATCATAGAACTGGTATGTAACCTAAAAGAAACTTTGCCATGTAAAAAATATTGCTTGGGCAGATATAATAACTTGTATGGTCTTAATTCTAGCTTGAACATGAAGAACTTACACCGGAACAGAAGGACACAGTTTCAGATCTTTCCATGTCTTGGGATCTTCCGGCAGTCACCAAAACAAATCGGAGATGGCTACATAACAAACTTCTACTCCATGCAGTGAGTTCCAAGTGACAGAATTCATTGCTGTACTTGTTGAAATTATAGAATGTGTTGTGAACTCTGGCTTGTTATGTTAACACAAGAGTTTAAGTACTAGAGTTTTAATGGatttttataaagcactttattgTGCTTTTATTAACATTTTCC from the Perca flavescens isolate YP-PL-M2 chromosome 2, PFLA_1.0, whole genome shotgun sequence genome contains:
- the LOC114562626 gene encoding uncharacterized protein LOC114562626, which gives rise to MTRRPAQVQVSRRSYTHTVCCLADHNADKIPSVLFKAELLTSGLGEQKVTFSGNDHDPMVITNKLMEVFPKLQQGGGFEFLKLVGSTRSRNLALLQCPSTGYTLSYLKDPSTMIGQATIYIRPLQQDLPLDCESSRPASGPVIPCISCHKEVPFSEMKLHRLSCNGTPMQGSEREQEGGQSEEDDSETALVSDSVPVRPETSAESAVVPAVIVNEELDRKETDSEWKLLKEPTQAAKVFKENLLREHATGKPLRMKMDVRDSEEDRERELLLFYKQQQEWACPLHCTLVGDVAIGEGVMRYFMTTIISKLQFGFSLDLGGMGRTLLFEGEPDHLVPAASEALTESNLFRVAGRMLAHTFLHDGPHVTGLSPAVIHVLFNGDPEMATVVTEDCPDLHIRSIIELLEHEELTPEQKDTVSDLSMSWDLPAVTKTNRRWLHNKLLLHAVVGRTMRQIKQLRKGLKDVMVWPLLTSRPDVVPLLFPKMADMQFTPQMLLEKITWPVEDSDDEDFDLDTTCRITGFLRMFIETASSGTLAQLLTFWVGWEMLPPELRVEISGEPFPRPPHALKP